The genome window CTATTTTGCCTAAGGCATCGCAGCGATCATTCTCATGACGAGTTTTCTACATGTCTTCGGTTAACCACAATATCCTTTGTTGGTTAGATTGTGTTTCTTGGTGCTGGTATGTGACAAGTGTTTATGTGACATTGTAATTCTCCCTGCCTTTATGGAAATCAAATGGCCTGAGCCTTGCATAACGCCTTGTGTAACCTGAGGTCTGTTCACCAAATTACAACAAGGGAGGCGGTATCACAAAGCAAGGATGACTTCCGTCAACTACCAATAGCAATTAATTTCACCTCAGGGTGTGAGTCTTGACTAAttcatgttgttgttgttggttaTCATGTAGCTTAAGAGCCGGACTCCCTAGAGGACTGGAATTATACAACCAGGTGCGACAGACTAGGACCAGGCTGAAGGGGAAAATCGATTCTCTCTGTCATTAGTCCAAGACATGAGCTACACCGATGGTACTGGCTTTTTCAGATGGTGAATGCGTGGGTGGTTTTCTATCTCGGTAACGATTGGGGAACTCGGCTGCAGAACTCTGGCTTTGAATGATCTTGTTATGCCCTCCCTGCCTGTCAAGTCTGTTCACTTTTGGACCGGATTGGGTTTCGATCCAACTCTTGGTTATCTTGACTTTTTAAAAATGCGGTGATGCTAACAACTTATAGTAACCGCTTCTCATATCACCTGAATACTCCCCGGTAGCGAATTAGATCTTCTAACATCTAACGGTCTAAGTTATGGCTGCGTTAAACATCTTATTGACGTTTCTAACTTCCAAGGAGCTCATAAGCACGGTTTTTACATCAACTGCGTGACAGGTTAATTCCAATGAATCAAGTATGGATGTGTACAGGGAGGGTCGCTACATAAGCCCGTGGGCTTACAGAGTGAATTTTCAACCCCCTCATTTCAGAAGTTATCAGCTCACAATGTATCCAATTGAACTCTTTGGTCAGTTTATCATGCCTGCAAGCTGGAAGGCCTTGCTTGAAAAACTACTGCCTACCTTTATAAAGGTTGACAGCCTTGCTTGCGGGTGTTAGAATACTCGGGAAGGCATTGGATCAGGTTGCGAAGATAAACTGCCGAGTCAAGGAGCCAACTAAATCCATCCCAGATTACCCCAAGATGTTCTAAGTCTATCCAAATATTCTTATAAACCAGCACCAAATCTTGAAGTTTCTGCCATCCCCTAGCCTCGTTTTCAACTCCCCGGGCTGTTCGCTAGAGATTGCAGGCCCATGACCGACCAATTGAGCCTTGTGTGATTCGTATTGCAGGGGTTCCGGTCCTGTCTTGTTGTTATCTGCCGCAGACTGACTCGTGTCTTGGAAGTTGATGTGCGTAGCCTGATTCCATTTTACCTTTGATATGGATTGCATGCACGAGTATTCTGTCTTGTATATAAATGCTACCTATGAGTTAAAATTTATTAGTCTCTTTATCTCGGGAACACATTCCATTTTAGACAGCAACAAACACTCGTCTATTTTACATCGTCAAAATGCCCACTTTTACCCGCGATTTCGTCACAAAGCAAAGACATTACAGGCTTGCCCCAGGCTCAAACCCCGTTCTTAGCGCCAGTCCAACGCTTTGCTACGGGTTACCTCTGCATCAATTGCCCCGGTATCGGGTGGAAAAATACCTAACTTTACAGCCCCTCAACCTCCGAAAGCCGGGAGGGGGGGGTGCCCCTCGTTACCTACCAAAATGCGGGGCAGAACATTTACATTTTCGTTGACCTGAGTAAGAGCTCCTGGAAATTCTTTTGCTTCCAACGAGAATCTCTCTATCACAACACCACATATCAATTCATCGTCAACAATGCCTCAATCcgccctcctcctcggtTCCGGCTTCGTTGCCACCCCTGCCGTCGAAGTCCTCGCCAAGGCTGGCGTTCACGTTACTGTTGCTTGCCGTACTCTCGCCTCAGCCAAGAACCTCGCTGGAACTTTCgacaacaccaacgccatcAGCCTCGATGTCAACGATTCCGCTGCTCTCGAGGAGGCTGTCGCTAAGCACGACATCACCATCTCTCTGATTCCCTACACATACCACGTTGCCGTCATCAAGGCCGCTATCAAGGCTAAGAAGAATGTCGTCACTACCTCTTACGTCTCTCCTGCTATGGAGGAGCTCCACGAGGAGGCTAAGGCCGCCGGTATCACAGTCCTGAACGAGATTGGTGTAAGTAATGGCATCCTGTCTTCCAATTCTAGCTTGCTGACTATCTCAGGTTGACCCTGGGTATGCTTCTCGACCATCTACGACTCTAACCGTTCACTAACACATATAAGTGTCGACCACCTTTACGCTGTCGACTTCATCGACCGCATCCAGCAGGAGGGTGGCAAGATCAAGTCCTTCAAGAGCTTCTGCGGTGGTCTCCCCGCCCCTGAGAGTATGTCTCCCAACTCAATGGTCAATGATCACAGCTAACCAACTTGCAGACTCCAACAACCCTCTAGGTACTCCAAATCCCGATCATGACTCACGCCGCCGCCACTAACTACGATTAGGCTACAAGTTCAGCTGGAGCAGCCGAGGTGTTCTTCTGGCCCTCAAGAACAACGCCAAGTACTACGAGGACAACAAGCTGGTTGACATCACTGGTGTCGACCTCATGGGCACTGCAAAGCCTTACCACACCGGCTACTTGGGTTACAACTTTGTTGCCTATGGAAACCGTGACAGCACTGGTTACCGTCAGCGGTAGGTTAGAGAGAACTACTTTGAATGGCAGTGGCTGACCTCCATAGCTACCGTATTCCCGATGCCGAGACCGTCGTCCGAGGAACCATTCGCTACAATGGTTTCCCCCAGTTCGTCAAGGCTCTCGTCGACATTGGCTTCCTCAGCGTTGATGAGCAAGACTTCTTCAAGCAGGCTATTCCTTGGAAGGAGGCCCTCCAGAAGTTCATTGGTGCTAGCTCATCAAGCGAGGAGGATCTGATTAAGACTGTCCTCTCCAAGACCTCTATCAGCGACGAGTCTGTTAAGAGCCAAGTGCTGGCTGGACTCAAGTGGAGTAAGTCTAAAGTGCTGGCGGTCGTTTCTGAGCGCATGCTGATCCACTATTATAGTTGGTGTCTTCTCTGATGCCAAGACCACCCCTCGCGGAACAGCCCTCGACACCCTGTGCGCCACTCTTGAGCAGAAGATGGCTTATGAGGAGGGCGAGCGCGATCTTGTGGTGAGTACCAATAGGGAGCTTGACTTAAACCTGGGGTTCCACTCTGACTTGCATCCAGTTCCTCCAACACACTTTCGAGGTCGTCAACAAGGACGGCAGCCAGAACACCTGGACCTCCACCCTTATCGAGTACGGTGCCCCTGAGGGTTCCGGTGGCTACTCCGCCATGTCCAAGCTTGTCGGTGTTCCTTGTGGTGTTGGTATGTTCCCCCTACGAGATTGAGCGATCGAGTTGATACATACTGACCAATTCTGTAGCTACCAAGATGGTTCTCGACGGTACTATCACAGATAAGGGTGTTGTCGCCCCTGTGTACCCTAGCCTTGCCAGGACAttgatgaagcagctcaaggccGACCACGGGTGAGTTATAAGAGTGCATTCATTGAAGTCATTTTACTAACTGAGTGTAGTATCGAGTGCAAGGAGAAGATCATTGCTTAAGTGAACTTTCCGACGTTCGAAGACATGCTCGTCATATGAGAAAATGTACAGTCCTGTGAGTCAGCTACAGAACGCATATTGTACCACGACACGATAATAGAAGTAAAATGAAGAAAGAGATTTTAAATGATCCCCCATTTGAAGTATTGCTCCCGGTGTCTTGCTGATGTGATATTATATTAAGCCAAAGCTGTATCTAACCCCTATTACCCCTTTTCTATGCGAAGTGTATTACAAGAACAGAAAGCCACCTCTAACTCCCCTATAATGATAACATCCTCCATCCCCAAGCCTATAAAAGAGTGAAGGCAAAGGAAATCACAACGAGAGCCAGGATGAAGCTTTCACCGCGAGCCGTGACGGCCGAGTTGACGATGACAGGAGGTTGATCTCCGTGATGCCCGTCGCCGCCACTGGATCCGCTAGATCCACCGGCGTTACCTCCATTACCTCCGTTACCACCGTTTCCGCCACTGCTTCCCGAGCCTCCACTGCCTCCCGAACCTCCAGAGCCCCCGCTGCCGCCATTGCCTCCGTTTCCAGCAGTGCCTCCGGTACCTCCGTTTCCTCCATTACCACCGTTGCCGCCGCTACCTCCACTTCCTCCATTTCCACCGGGGACTGGAACGGGAACAGGCTTGGGACCTTGATTGCAGCCTCCAGGAGGACAAGTCGGAGCAGTCCAGTTACCAGTGCCGTTGTAAGAACATCCACGGCACGGCTGAACGATAGGCTTGAGTTGACATCTGCCATTGGGGCACTTGTTGCGATAAGGGCAGTTGACAACATTGGGTGGGCATTCGTGCCAGACGTCACCTGGCTTGGGGTTTGGGCTGGGGTTGGGAATGGGCATGCCAGTTTGGATGGGCTGAGTAGGTGCGGGAGTGGGAGTAGCACCTGGGAAGGCCTCATATACGATCTGAGCATTGTTTCTCTTGTACAGGTCGTAGATGGGCCATCCCTGAATCGTGGCTCCTCCACAGGTTCCCTTGGATCTGTCGGCCGGGTCACACCATTGATTGCAGAGAGCATTATCAACCTTTGCAACGCGGTAGGCGATGGGCCCTGGTGAGAGGTCAAGACGGTCGCAGACACAGCTGTTTCCACGGAAGCCGATGATATTGCCGTTTGATGAACATGACGAAGTACACCCAGCTTGACCCAGATCGAACTGACGAGGAAAGGTGCCGGGCCTAACAGCAACACATCCAAGATGTTGGAACGCCCCGTCTTTTGTCAGAGCAGGATCAGCGGTTGATTGTGCGAAAACGCCAGCGGCAAAGATGCCAGCAAAGAAGACTGGTCGAACCATGTTGCAACaaagaaaaataaagaatGACTAGGAACACACAAGGAGTAAGTGAGTGACTGGTTGAGTAAGACGGTTCGAAGTCAgaaagagatggaagagagaGTTATTTATCCTTGATCCAGGCCTAGGCCCTTGGTCTTGCTGTGGCCATGATTCTCTTGGCTATTCGTGAACAGAAGATCAGAGATGAATATCTGAGACAAGCCTCCGAAACCATCCATCTCGGGTAATTTTTTGCAGTGTTCAACGCGACGTTTTAGGCTCCCGATGATGTGGTTTGCCGCTTTCAGGCCTGTCTTGGGTTTGAGACATCCAGAAGGAGAGCTTAGCAGAACAGGAAATGTCTTGGCTGATCGGGATGGTCAACCACATCAGGAATGGGTATGTTTCACCTTTAGGAGATCAACATGCCCGTTTTCCATGTCTGAATCAAGCGATGAGTTAGCAGCAACCCTGAGATGGCTCTATCCCTACCAAAGATACCCTATAATGATATGTTGGAAGAACTGGGTTGCTCTTGTTCAATCCGCTGGGACATAACAGTATCCAGTACGAGATCTCGATGgatattattatattctGAGCTTCAGTATATCAATATCGAGCCTTTGGCTCATTTGAGCATAACTAATGTGCTGTCTCAATGGACTAAATAAATACTATCCATGATACTCAAGCAGATGACATCGCAACTCTGTATCGGATATAGTCGGATTCTCCCCAAGTCAGGCCGCCAAACGCTTTCAGATATTTTCTCATACTTGTCTCACAGTCTCTCTATAGCTAGAAGGCCCAAATCTCTCCACTGCTCGCAAGCACCATGTTCAAGAATTTATGGATTCGCAACTCATCATAGACCTCTATCACACTCCGtgatccatccatcatcaacttcatgacACTGTAGATTAAATAGTCGGCCATGTAGACGTAACTTGTATACTCCTTGAAATGGCAAGCAATTCCTCTTGTTATATCGAAGCCAAGTCAGGGGGAATCAAAATTCGTTCTCAATCTCACATTAGCTGTGCACGAGACTGGCATGATCTTTCCACAACACAAGTCACATTTTCAAACAGCAACAGTGGCAAGATCACTTGAATAGAATTGATCAAGAGCTATTTTAAGAACAGGTAAAATCAACCTCCACCGCCACTTCCCGCCAAACCGGTCGCCCCTTTTAGTTTTGATATGATCCTGTGCTTCCTCAAAGCTGCGTCCGCTAGCTTATACACCAGAAATCAAGATCGCTCGCATTGTCCATGCCCTTCCCACCGCCCTAGCGATCAACTCTCCATTCTCGTCACCCCATCATCTCTGTCATTCCATCACCATCCACGTTCCTATCCATGGTATCGTTCATCACAGATCAGATGTACCACATAGTGCCGCGGAAAAAGTCTCTCTGTCGCTGCTCACCATCCAGAGGCGTCTGGCTAAGTGCACCGCCAAGGCGGATCAACGGAGGTGCTTCAACGGTCCTGTTAGGAAGGCCGGTGGAGGCACCATGCGCCTGCTTCTCCGCAGCGATCTCGTGGCCCTTGGGACCGATTCGGAAACCATCACTAGAGTTGACGTTCTCATGAGCGCGAGCTCGGTTACTAGCGAGATGCGCATAGTAGACCGCCGGGTGAAGTGATACAGGAGTGGTCGAACGTGCGTACGAGTAGCACTGTTGGTAGATCATCTTCTGTAGATCGTTGACCGGCATGTTCATCTCATCCAAGATGACGTGGTAGTGAACCGGTCGAGCGGTTCCTTGGATAGCAACGTGTGAATTGAGGTAAAAGTCAAACATGAAAGGATGCGTGACTTCTCGCTCAACCAAAGTACCAGGCAGAGGATTGCCATTCTTATCTCCTCTCTGAGGGAAGAAACGAATGTGGTGACGCTTGGTGGCCACAATCACAGTGAATTTCGGCATCTGTCCACCAGGGAGAATCGTGGCAAGATATTTCTTGATCTCTTCGACTTCCTGGTCCAACACGTACGCAAATTGTCCCTCTCCTACGCCGTCTCGGAAATAGATCAGGTGTTTAGGAACCAGTCCTTGGTGATTGGCTCTCCAACGAGGTATGAGTTCTCCGAACATGAATCGGATGTTCGAGGGGGTCAGCATCTCGACACGGTATCCATTGGTCTCAGCAACGGCGGCGTAACGAGTGGCATCCTTGTCCACGGACATAGTCATCGAGGCGGTGGATGGGGTTACGCCTCCGGGAGCGGCGTGGGATACATCAACACCTACAATCATGGTAGGGCGGTTGTCGGGGAAGAATGTAGGTGTCTTCCACAGAGGAGGAGTGCAGGAAGTGGCACCACCAAGCTTGGCGTTCACCTTCATGCACACATTTGAATGGTATTGCCCATTGTTCTTTTGCACGTGGTTGCCGAGGACGACCTGGGTAAGAATACCAAATCTGCAATCCGCAGACTTCTTGAGGCGCTCATAAGTTCCactgttcttcttggagacGATAACAAACAAGAGCTGGGTGTAGCCCCGTTGCTTCGTGATCTGCTCATGAGCGTGCGCAATGGCGCCCGCAGCATCAAAGCGGAGAGGGCCAGGTGTAGGCAAAAGGATAGGGTCGGCAGTCACTTTACCTCCATGACCGATGTAGGTGCTCTTGAAGGTATTGGCAAAAGCCTGCATAACGGGTAGCTGCACTTGTTGCTCTAGGGCGATGAAGCCCCAGTTCTGGAGAGGCGCGACATTCTGTTTCCAGAACTTCTTGCCTCGCAAGTCCCAACGACCAGCAAATCTGGGTTCGGCTGTACCTTGTCCAAATCTGACAATGGGGGCAGTCAGAATGCGTGCCTCGGTCTTTGCAAACTGCGGCTCAAAGTTGACGCCATACTCCTTCAGGAACGGATCTTGGCCGATCTGCAGGGCAGCTGCTCCGTTCTGAATGTCCCGTTTGCGAATAGCTGGACGGGTGACAGCAATCTTGATCATGGCGGCTGTCTGTTCGGGGTTAAGCTTGAAGGGATATCGCTGCATATCCTCAACGAAGGCAAGCTCCATAGGAATCATGCCACCTTTTCCAGCATCAATAAGTGGAAGATGAGACAGTCTCAGGGTCACGTTGTACTCCTTTTTGTAGTACTCATACACTGAGATGTCTTTCCCGTCCTTTTCAAAAGTCCAGGTCCTGGCCGATGCGCCAGCTTCGCCGAATTTCTCATTGAAGGCAAAGTCTTGGATGGTGTACAGTTTGTCCTCGTTTTTCCGACCCTtgtgcttgatcttgaattTGAGTCGGCGCATCTTTCGGAGCTGCTTGAAAGCATCCGAAGAGGCCCAGCGTCCAGTTTTGCGGTCCCGGACAGGCTTGAGCAACTCATTGATGGTGGCAGGTGTATGTCCTCCATACTTCCCATCGAGAGTGGCGAGGAAGTTACAAGCCATCTTGTCCATGGGCTGATTTCCGATCCAGAAACAAGTGTTGGCAACATCAATGTTGTAGCCGAGGCCAACACCTCTCTGCTTGATATTGTCACTCATGCGGATGGAAGCATATGTGCCCTTGTGAACCTCAACAATAGCTCCATCCTGAAGAGGAGCTCCAGGCTGACCAGTCTTGTAGAAGTTTCGTTTGATGGCCAGGAGGTTCTTGGAAGGCCACTGTCGCACAAGATGATCCATAAAGTTCAGCGCCTCTTGAACGCTGTTGTTGAAAGATATCTTGTGTTCGAGATAGCCTTGAAGAGCAGAAACTCGAATTTCGGTAGTTTTGCGAATTGTGACAAGAAACTTGCCGCCTTCGCGAGCTCTCCCACCAGCAGGTCGTTTGCCCTCGTCAAGGTCGACAGTGAAACGAGCCTCGCCACGTTCCACAAGAGCAGGACTCCATGCCAGCTTCTTCCCATCGAAGAGCCACATGTCGAACTTGTAGGCTTTCAGGGCATTGCGAGTAGTGGCATGCGCccagatcttcttcatgaCGGGGCCGATCTTGTCCGGGTTGGGAGAGATGAAAACCTGTAGTGAGTGTTAGAATGCATGAAATATGAACTCATATGGAAGCTACTTACGTCGTACTGATAAATCTTTTTGTTGTAGTCAAACCTGGTCATCCTGTACTGGTTGACCTCGATCTGCTCGGGTTTCCCCTCAGTGTTGAAGCGCCCATTTCGCAGCGTGAACAAgtccttcttggtctcggcCACGTAAGCGTCAGGGGGCAATTCCATTCGGGTATTGCCTTGGGTGTCCTGACCCTGGGGCTTGGCTGGATCAAAGCCAAGGGGCTTCTGGTAGCCGACAGCGGCGCCACCAGCAGTACAGCCAGACGCAGAACGTGCGGGAGACTGAGAAGGACGTCGTCCCGAGCCGGAGGGACCTCGAGACCCAGCCGGGGAAGGCGATCGACCTCTGTCAGACATGGTGACTGATGTGTCTGGAAGAGTCAGTGACTGGAATGTAAAAGATGATTGGTGAAGAAAGATTGAACTGAGTGAAGGTAGAATATGCTTGAAGTGTGTTGTAGGTAGGTTGAGGGAAGTGTTGAAGGATAGAAAAGGAtttgaagaggagaaagagagGGTATTTATAGTCCTGAGGGAAGAGGTGCTTGGACTGAGATGACAGAAagggaagaaggaagagacTCACCGGTCACGGAAGCAAACGATTTGCTGTCGCGTTTGTGCAAGCGCACGAGGTTTGGGATCTGATTGATGTGAGAATTTGTTGTGAGGGCAAAGGAGCTTTGTTTAAGCCAAGCAAGAGAAATTTGGTGCTTGCGTAAGGCTTGATAGAAGCTAGAGTTGTTGATGTGcttgctcaagaagaggaagcgcaggaagaagtggtggtgatgatgaaggaagaaggaaggagagaggaagagggagagaggaggGGATTATATAGCTAAGAGAGAGGGAAGCTGGAGAGGCAGTGACTCACTGTGTGATGTGCCCAAATTGAAGCTTAGGATGAGTTTAGGATGGAGTGTTGGTGCTGAGGTGAGGAAGTGCAcgaggagagaagaagatgagttTAGGATGTGCACGGAGAAAAGATATCAACAAAACGCCCCAAGAATCAGGCAGCGATTACACTGAGGAATTAAGGGCAGCCACTGTAACAACACTGGCAGATTATGGATCCCGTGATGCATTGAGGAATTGAGGAAGCAACGGCGGCACTGGCAATGAAGTGATGGGAATTAGCTACGAGTATCATCACATACAAGGATATTTCAAGAATATATCAATGCCAAATGTTATCTAGCAATACAATTGGCCATTTTTGAACTCATATAAGCTTGCTAAAAGCTTGTAAGAACTTTCGTTTGATAAACAAGGTTGAGTGTCAGTTGAGTGTTTGGATGGTCCAACGACTTGGTCAAAGCCACAACCCAGACTAAACAGTGTGTTTATTGTCAAACAAAATATTGTGGCGGTAGTGTTCATAAACATACGGACCGTGGCAAGCAGAATTAGAGACACTGTATTTGATATATGGGTAAATGCGGCTCGCTACGTAGCAATCCGTTGTGGCATCAATTCTCAGTTTGCAGCCGTCTACGGCTAAAAACTCGACAAACGTTACAATGATCACAAAGCACAAGCACAAAGTATGTACATATTCCAGGACTCGAGTCAATTATAAAAGGTTATTGAAGTTGTTTGATACCAATTGAGTAAGCAGATAATATTGCTGCATCTCATCCTCTCAACAAACGAAATATCAATGTCACCCACCACTTCTGATGTCTCATTCCCCCAAACGCCATACCATGCATAACGCGCGAGGCAAAGACAATCCCAGCACAGCCCTCAACGTCATCCAAAACCCCCTTTTCACCGGTATAATTAGATCATGTTGTCTACAGCCCAAGATCCCTTGTCATCGATCATTGGCATCTTCTCGAGTGGTTTCTTATTGAAATCGATATCCTCCAAACTGCCCTGGTGCCGGTGCGCCGTAGCCACCAGGTACCTGCGGCCACATGGGCAGTTGGCCGTTCGGGTCAGGAGGAGGATAGGGGTTGGCTTGGAAGGTATTTCCACTCTCCGGCCGCAGCGGCGAGTTCCTATACCCGCCGGCTGCAGACGCCACTCTTCCGTATGGGCTCAGCGGCCTGCTGCCGAACTCGCCCGAAGGTTGTCTAGTGTGGGGGGGATTACCAAAGCGTGCCTGGCCACCACCTGTAGCTTTCAATGTGGCGGCATCAGGAAGTTGGACGTCTCGGAGAATGGAGACCATGGCCGTGGGGTTAACGCGCTGTGCGTCAAAGCTCTGAGAAGGGGGAAGGATATTAAGAAGGAAAGTGATATCCCTGTGTAACGCTGATGCTTGGTTCCGGCGCTGCTGGTCAAGGCGGCGGCCCGCTGCACCCTTGAGAGGTGACACTCCTCTAGCGAGTCGTTTTGGGGGGTTaagctcatcatcgtctACGGCAAGAGGCCGTTTTGGAGAAGCAGTTGCCCGAACATACTGAGGACGGGGACTCTGTTCTTGTCGCGCTGGCATGGGGCTGTTTCGCAGCGAGATAGGCTGCTCGACCATAGTGGGCATGACTTGCTTTGGCCTCATTTGCACTGCCTTCGAAATGATAATGGGGGCAGCAATTGGGTCAAACTTGTCGGATGAAAACCTGGCAACAAAAGACTTCAGTTTGGGGTCCTCAGGGAAGAGTTCTGCCATCCGGTCCTCCAGCTTTGAGATTTGCGATAGCTCGCCATACTGCGATTCGTACTTGTGGAAATAAGCGTAAAGCGGCTTTGCCTTTGCTAGAGTCTCTGGTTTGGAAACCAGTCGGGTGACACAAGTCTCGAATACGGCTCGCGCATCTATAATTGATTAGTTTCAAGCGTTGCCTCTTCGGATATTCCAAACCTACTAGTCGTGTCATCCTTGGAATGAAGATACTTCAAGTATTCTATCATGAACATCTCATCGTTGGGGAA of Fusarium oxysporum Fo47 chromosome I, complete sequence contains these proteins:
- a CDS encoding Piwi domain-containing protein; the protein is MSDRGRSPSPAGSRGPSGSGRRPSQSPARSASGCTAGGAAVGYQKPLGFDPAKPQGQDTQGNTRMELPPDAYVAETKKDLFTLRNGRFNTEGKPEQIEVNQYRMTRFDYNKKIYQYDVFISPNPDKIGPVMKKIWAHATTRNALKAYKFDMWLFDGKKLAWSPALVERGEARFTVDLDEGKRPAGGRAREGGKFLVTIRKTTEIRVSALQGYLEHKISFNNSVQEALNFMDHLVRQWPSKNLLAIKRNFYKTGQPGAPLQDGAIVEVHKGTYASIRMSDNIKQRGVGLGYNIDVANTCFWIGNQPMDKMACNFLATLDGKYGGHTPATINELLKPVRDRKTGRWASSDAFKQLRKMRRLKFKIKHKGRKNEDKLYTIQDFAFNEKFGEAGASARTWTFEKDGKDISVYEYYKKEYNVTLRLSHLPLIDAGKGGMIPMELAFVEDMQRYPFKLNPEQTAAMIKIAVTRPAIRKRDIQNGAAALQIGQDPFLKEYGVNFEPQFAKTEARILTAPIVRFGQGTAEPRFAGRWDLRGKKFWKQNVAPLQNWGFIALEQQVQLPVMQAFANTFKSTYIGHGGKVTADPILLPTPGPLRFDAAGAIAHAHEQITKQRGYTQLLFVIVSKKNSGTYERLKKSADCRFGILTQVVLGNHVQKNNGQYHSNVCMKVNAKLGGATSCTPPLWKTPTFFPDNRPTMIVGVDVSHAAPGGVTPSTASMTMSVDKDATRYAAVAETNGYRVEMLTPSNIRFMFGELIPRWRANHQGLVPKHLIYFRDGVGEGQFAYVLDQEVEEIKKYLATILPGGQMPKFTVIVATKRHHIRFFPQRGDKNGNPLPGTLVEREVTHPFMFDFYLNSHVAIQGTARPVHYHVILDEMNMPVNDLQKMIYQQCYSYARSTTPVSLHPAVYYAHLASNRARAHENVNSSDGFRIGPKGHEIAAEKQAHGASTGLPNRTVEAPPLIRLGGALSQTPLDGEQRQRDFFRGTMWYI
- a CDS encoding Saccharopine dehydrogenase (Homospermidine synthase), translated to MPQSALLLGSGFVATPAVEVLAKAGVHVTVACRTLASAKNLAGTFDNTNAISLDVNDSAALEEAVAKHDITISLIPYTYHVAVIKAAIKAKKNVVTTSYVSPAMEELHEEAKAAGITVLNEIGVDPGVDHLYAVDFIDRIQQEGGKIKSFKSFCGGLPAPENSNNPLGYKFSWSSRGVLLALKNNAKYYEDNKLVDITGVDLMGTAKPYHTGYLGYNFVAYGNRDSTGYRQRYRIPDAETVVRGTIRYNGFPQFVKALVDIGFLSVDEQDFFKQAIPWKEALQKFIGASSSSEEDLIKTVLSKTSISDESVKSQVLAGLKWIGVFSDAKTTPRGTALDTLCATLEQKMAYEEGERDLVFLQHTFEVVNKDGSQNTWTSTLIEYGAPEGSGGYSAMSKLVGVPCGVATKMVLDGTITDKGVVAPVYPSLARTLMKQLKADHGIECKEKIIA